A stretch of Lathyrus oleraceus cultivar Zhongwan6 chromosome 6, CAAS_Psat_ZW6_1.0, whole genome shotgun sequence DNA encodes these proteins:
- the LOC127094384 gene encoding uncharacterized protein LOC127094384: MDHLLETMLSMAMKESNAEINVDAHNIVDQIGSSPLNIPGATNPEFGFPLWYVHTEGVHVPPHVVIPVVNLGAQETSSTSARHGSLYKDNNGFYMPLQMRPTVGTFPDLVVERLYELEKKFKSMEVHFTPDLDVVDMCLVLGLVIPQKFKVLDFDKYKGVSCLCIHLRAYYRKMASHIDNEKLLIHYFQDNLNKASLEWYMQLERSQVQSWRDLIEAFLRQYQYNINLVPNRAQLQDMTHHNNESFKEYAQ; this comes from the coding sequence ATGGATCATCTACTTGAGACTATGTTAAGCATGGCCATGAAGGAAAGTAATGCTGAGATTAATGTTGACGCCCATAACATTGTTGATCAAATAGGCTCATCGCCACTGAACATCCCTGGGGCAACTAATCCTGAATTTGGATTTCCTTTATGGTATGTTCATACAGAGGGGGTTCATGTCCCTCCTCATGTTGTTATACCAGTGGTTAACTTGGGGGCCCAAGAGACCTCTTCCACATCTGCCCGACATGGATCTCTATATAAGGATAATAATGGTTTCTACATGCCTCTGCAGATGAGGCCTACTGTTGGAACTTTTCCAGACCTTGTTGTAGAAAGGCTCTATGAACTAGAGAAAAAGTTCAAGTCCATGGAGGTTCACTTTACTCCCGACCTTGACGTTGTCGACATGTGCTTGGTACTAGGGCTAGTGATCCCTCAAAAGTTCAAGGTACTAGATTTTGACAAGTATAAGGGGGTCAGTTGTCTATGCATTCACCTGAGGGCATATTACCGTAAGATGGCATCTCATATCGACAACGAAAAACTCTTGATCCATTACTTCCAGGACAACCTCAATAAGGCATCATTGGAATGGTACATGCAGCTAGAAAGGAGTCAGGTTCAATCCTGGAGGGACCTCATTGAAGCTTTCCTTAGGCAGTATCAATATAACATTAATCTGGTGCCTAATCGCGCCCAGTTACAAGATATGACACATCATAATAATGAATcgtttaaggagtacgcccaatAG